Proteins from one Embleya scabrispora genomic window:
- a CDS encoding alpha/beta hydrolase family protein, translating into MALRLRARHALVVCLASVVTAGALAAAPATAGVAPARAANPPAAVVERVDVVGEYEATVAGDPATVYHPQHTRGRRYPVALLLQGADVPRAAYARYARTVASYGFIVVVPDHERIVFGRPMLFAEERQVDDAAAWMAAEDGRAGSPVAGGVDTANLVLLGHSAGGVAALYAVEGTCKPPFCVDPTDARPPQLRAAALYGTNSAAPGVPGADPIETAGVPVALIQGSLDGRASLAAGQATYDAMSGGGKALIVLDGANHYGVTDTQNPVGALPDANIPTLPQEVSVDTAAKWSAMWLRARLGDAAAGFYVYVVGDLVDANVRLQHGG; encoded by the coding sequence ATGGCACTGCGTCTTCGCGCGAGACACGCGCTCGTCGTCTGTCTCGCCTCCGTCGTCACCGCCGGCGCGCTCGCCGCCGCTCCGGCCACCGCCGGCGTCGCGCCCGCCCGGGCCGCGAACCCACCCGCCGCCGTCGTGGAACGCGTCGACGTCGTCGGGGAATACGAGGCGACCGTGGCGGGCGACCCCGCCACGGTCTACCACCCGCAGCACACCCGAGGCCGCCGATATCCGGTCGCCCTGCTGCTGCAGGGCGCCGACGTCCCGCGCGCCGCATACGCCCGCTATGCGAGAACCGTGGCCTCGTACGGCTTCATCGTGGTCGTGCCCGACCACGAACGCATCGTCTTCGGCCGACCGATGCTGTTCGCCGAGGAGAGGCAGGTCGACGACGCGGCGGCGTGGATGGCGGCGGAGGACGGGCGGGCGGGCTCACCCGTCGCCGGCGGCGTCGACACCGCGAATCTGGTTCTGCTGGGCCACTCGGCGGGCGGCGTCGCCGCGCTGTACGCCGTCGAGGGCACGTGCAAACCGCCGTTCTGCGTCGACCCCACCGACGCTAGGCCCCCGCAACTGCGCGCGGCCGCGTTGTACGGGACCAACTCCGCCGCCCCGGGTGTGCCCGGCGCGGACCCGATCGAGACCGCCGGCGTACCCGTCGCCCTGATCCAGGGTTCCCTGGACGGACGCGCCTCCCTCGCGGCCGGGCAGGCCACCTACGACGCGATGAGCGGCGGAGGCAAGGCGTTGATCGTGCTCGACGGCGCGAACCACTACGGCGTGACCGACACGCAGAACCCCGTCGGCGCGCTGCCGGACGCCAACATCCCCACCCTGCCCCAGGAGGTGTCCGTCGACACGGCCGCCAAGTGGAGCGCCATGTGGCTGCGCGCCCGCCTCGGCGACGCCGCGGCCGGTTTCTACGTCTACGTGGTCGGCGACCTCGTCGATGCGAACGTCCGTCTCCAGCACGGCGGTTGA
- a CDS encoding HpcH/HpaI aldolase/citrate lyase family protein — translation MSARSWLYVPGDRPAMLDKALSRGADAVIVDLEDAVPMAAKSAARDRVARWVAGQDPDGDCAIWVRVNPGAPGLADARAVVAPALRGVCRAKCEGPDDLLTLHGVLTEREQEAGVEVGHTRVSPLLESAAAILDAPAIARAPRVVQLQIGEADLCAELGIEPGDDETELLAIRTRLVLASAAAGLDPPVGPVCTDYRDQVSLRRSTERLRRLGYRSRACIHPDQLDVVHDVFTPSAASVERARRLVARFEAGLAAGQAVGTDEDGRMIDEAVVRNARRILAAAGAT, via the coding sequence GTGAGCGCCCGCTCCTGGCTGTACGTTCCCGGCGACCGGCCCGCGATGCTCGACAAGGCGCTGTCCCGCGGCGCGGACGCCGTCATCGTGGACCTCGAGGACGCCGTGCCGATGGCGGCCAAATCCGCCGCCCGGGACCGGGTCGCACGATGGGTGGCCGGGCAGGATCCGGACGGCGACTGCGCCATCTGGGTCCGCGTCAACCCGGGCGCACCGGGCCTGGCGGACGCCCGCGCCGTCGTCGCGCCCGCCCTGCGCGGGGTGTGCCGGGCCAAGTGCGAGGGCCCCGACGACCTGCTCACCCTGCACGGCGTGCTCACCGAGCGGGAACAGGAGGCCGGAGTCGAGGTGGGGCACACCCGCGTGTCCCCGCTGTTGGAAAGCGCGGCCGCCATCCTCGACGCACCCGCCATCGCGCGAGCGCCCCGGGTGGTGCAGCTCCAGATCGGCGAGGCGGACCTGTGCGCGGAACTGGGCATCGAACCCGGCGACGACGAGACGGAACTCCTGGCGATCCGCACCCGGTTGGTACTGGCGTCGGCGGCCGCCGGCCTGGATCCCCCCGTGGGGCCGGTGTGTACCGACTACCGTGATCAGGTGTCGCTGCGGCGTTCCACGGAGCGGTTGCGCCGCCTGGGCTATCGCTCGCGCGCGTGCATCCATCCCGATCAACTCGATGTCGTGCACGACGTCTTCACGCCGTCGGCGGCGTCCGTCGAGCGTGCCCGACGGCTGGTCGCGCGCTTCGAGGCGGGGCTGGCCGCGGGACAGGCGGTGGGCACCGACGAGGACGGCAGGATGATCGACGAGGCGGTGGTCCGCAACGCCCGCCGGATCCTGGCCGCGGCCGGCGCGACCTGA
- a CDS encoding DUF3598 domain-containing protein → MGIREEMTTLVRHEGEWEGTYVYIDEDGTVTDRHHAHLTCAFPGEGAYPYMQTNRYRWDDGRREEFRFPASYADGRILFDTERMSGHAWDVDERITVLTWTYKHDPSGYFYEMIHLSEDGNARCRTWHFIQDGRCTRRVVINERRVPA, encoded by the coding sequence ATGGGAATCCGCGAAGAGATGACCACCCTCGTCCGACACGAGGGCGAGTGGGAAGGCACCTACGTCTACATCGACGAGGACGGCACCGTGACCGACCGGCATCACGCGCACCTGACGTGCGCGTTCCCCGGGGAAGGGGCCTACCCGTACATGCAGACGAACCGCTATCGCTGGGACGACGGCCGTCGAGAGGAGTTCCGGTTCCCGGCCTCCTACGCGGACGGGCGGATCCTGTTCGACACGGAACGCATGAGCGGCCACGCGTGGGACGTGGACGAGCGGATCACCGTGCTGACGTGGACGTACAAGCACGACCCCTCGGGCTACTTCTACGAGATGATCCACCTCTCCGAGGACGGCAACGCGCGTTGTCGCACCTGGCACTTCATCCAGGACGGTCGATGCACCCGACGCGTCGTCATCAACGAACGCCGCGTGCCCGCCTGA
- a CDS encoding cyclase family protein, whose amino-acid sequence MLLERRHGDMVRADGGSAANELIVTGGHVGTHVDALAHVSHDGRVHGGAPAASLQSHNGFSALGIDTFTPYVGRAVLLDVARLHGVATLPAGHEVTADELRAAERDSAPVRAGDAVLVGTGWSRHWHDPDTFVGATDGAPGPGEDAAHWLVERGVRVAGGETIAFERIAPGRGHATLPVHRILLVEEGIHIVETMRLNELADAGATEFLLVLAPLPLVGATGAPARPLAVVDRG is encoded by the coding sequence ATGCTGTTGGAACGCCGCCACGGCGACATGGTCCGCGCCGACGGCGGCTCGGCGGCCAACGAACTCATCGTCACCGGCGGCCACGTCGGCACGCACGTCGATGCCCTCGCCCACGTGTCCCACGACGGGCGCGTGCACGGGGGCGCTCCGGCCGCGTCCCTGCAGAGCCACAACGGGTTCAGTGCCCTGGGCATCGACACGTTCACGCCCTACGTGGGGCGGGCCGTCCTGCTCGACGTCGCCCGACTGCACGGCGTCGCAACGCTGCCGGCCGGACACGAGGTCACCGCCGACGAACTGCGCGCGGCCGAACGCGACTCCGCCCCGGTGCGCGCCGGCGACGCCGTCCTCGTCGGCACCGGCTGGTCCCGCCACTGGCACGACCCCGACACCTTCGTCGGGGCCACCGACGGAGCACCCGGACCGGGTGAGGACGCCGCACACTGGCTGGTCGAACGCGGCGTACGCGTCGCCGGCGGCGAGACCATCGCCTTCGAGCGCATCGCACCCGGGCGGGGCCACGCCACCCTGCCCGTACACCGCATCCTCCTGGTCGAGGAGGGCATCCACATCGTCGAGACGATGCGCCTGAACGAACTCGCCGACGCGGGTGCCACCGAGTTCCTGCTCGTCCTCGCCCCGCTGCCGCTGGTGGGCGCCACCGGCGCCCCCGCCCGACCGCTCGCGGTGGTGGACCGTGGCTGA
- a CDS encoding nitrilase-related carbon-nitrogen hydrolase, which translates to MNRDEQAPAYRALALQTACRAVNALNDTDARTAIMGAIDRIDAQIGASIAFLGPDVRLVVLPEYVLTGFPMGEPVDAWARKAALAPDGAEYTALAAVASRHGIFLAASAYESDPHFPGLYFQASTVHDPSGTCVLRYRRLHSLYSPTPYDVWDRYLEVHGPDAVLPVARTAIGALAAIASEEILYPELARALALRGAEVFVHSSAEAGSPLATPKDIAKSARAIENLAYVVSANTGGHTGTAIPAASTDGLSKIVAFTGQVLAAAGPGESMVANAEIDLAALRRYRARPGMGNLLARVKCGLWAAEYARHDVERPRDLGGAIPDRGYFAERHRESLDRLREAGVVPR; encoded by the coding sequence ATGAACCGAGACGAACAGGCGCCCGCCTACCGGGCGTTGGCCCTGCAAACCGCGTGCCGGGCGGTCAACGCGCTGAACGACACCGACGCGCGGACCGCGATCATGGGCGCGATCGACCGCATCGACGCGCAGATCGGCGCAAGCATCGCGTTCCTGGGGCCGGACGTGCGCCTGGTCGTGCTGCCCGAGTACGTCCTCACCGGATTCCCGATGGGCGAACCGGTCGACGCCTGGGCCCGCAAAGCGGCACTCGCGCCCGACGGCGCCGAATACACCGCGCTCGCGGCCGTCGCCTCCCGCCACGGGATCTTCCTGGCGGCCAGCGCCTACGAGAGCGACCCGCACTTCCCCGGCCTGTACTTCCAGGCGAGCACCGTGCACGACCCGTCGGGAACGTGCGTGCTGCGCTACCGCCGACTCCACTCGCTGTACTCCCCCACCCCGTACGACGTATGGGACCGCTATCTGGAGGTCCACGGACCGGACGCCGTCCTGCCCGTGGCCCGCACCGCCATCGGCGCCCTCGCCGCGATCGCCTCCGAGGAGATCCTGTACCCGGAACTCGCCCGCGCGCTCGCCCTGCGCGGGGCCGAGGTCTTCGTACACTCCTCCGCGGAGGCCGGCAGTCCCCTGGCCACGCCCAAGGACATCGCCAAATCCGCCCGCGCGATCGAGAACCTCGCCTACGTCGTCTCGGCGAACACCGGCGGCCACACCGGAACCGCGATCCCGGCCGCCTCCACGGACGGCCTGTCCAAGATCGTCGCGTTCACCGGGCAGGTCCTGGCCGCCGCCGGGCCGGGCGAATCGATGGTCGCCAACGCCGAGATCGACCTCGCCGCGCTGCGCCGATACCGGGCACGCCCGGGCATGGGAAACCTGCTCGCCCGCGTCAAGTGCGGCCTGTGGGCCGCCGAGTACGCACGCCACGACGTCGAACGCCCGCGCGACCTGGGCGGCGCGATCCCCGACCGCGGGTACTTCGCCGAGCGCCATCGCGAGAGCCTGGACCGCCTGCGCGAGGCGGGAGTCGTGCCCCGATGA
- a CDS encoding MFS transporter yields MEPAPPADDHDTRPPRYGGLVLAEGITRAHMAACFLASLAVVATLTFVPAITPHLLTELLGYADDDRGSVVGWLNVAAEAVLLATMTVYGAVADRRGRRPVLVAGFVVCAVGLVLMPFAGSFGVLLAFRIVFALGAAGLTGMIGIIVADYAAPAFRGRAGGLNGVMNGLGALCSVLLLVRLPSILEHTGLSPVAATRVAFALVAGLILALAAVLHRRLSPRRVSRVGRHVPLTVLIREGVKAGRDPGVALAYAAAFVSRADLAIVGSFLALWVSDHAEQARGMSSADAVARAGLVVAIAQTAALIGAPVFGRVSDRLRRQDAVILALGMSGTAYLSALSIHDPLGPGMIPVAIAIGLGEVAGITASGPLLAQQAPRDVRGSAYGVFAFCGSSGILVVSLAGGYLYDHWRPAAPFALVGSFGLAACVFGVLVRRRVVPREETTVDVAQAPDHT; encoded by the coding sequence ATGGAACCAGCGCCCCCCGCCGACGACCACGACACCCGCCCACCCCGATACGGGGGCCTGGTCCTCGCCGAAGGCATCACCCGCGCCCACATGGCCGCCTGCTTCCTGGCCTCGTTGGCGGTCGTGGCCACCCTCACCTTCGTGCCCGCGATCACCCCCCACCTGCTCACCGAGTTGCTGGGATACGCGGACGACGACCGCGGCTCGGTCGTCGGTTGGCTGAACGTCGCCGCCGAAGCGGTGCTGCTCGCCACGATGACCGTCTACGGAGCAGTCGCCGATCGCCGGGGTCGGCGCCCCGTCCTGGTGGCCGGATTCGTCGTGTGCGCGGTCGGACTGGTCCTGATGCCCTTCGCCGGATCGTTCGGCGTACTGCTGGCGTTTCGCATCGTGTTCGCGCTCGGCGCCGCGGGGCTCACCGGGATGATCGGCATCATCGTCGCGGACTACGCGGCGCCGGCGTTCCGCGGCCGGGCGGGAGGGCTCAACGGCGTCATGAACGGTCTCGGCGCCCTGTGCTCGGTGCTGCTGCTGGTCCGTCTTCCGAGCATCCTCGAGCACACCGGTCTTTCCCCCGTCGCCGCCACCCGCGTCGCCTTCGCGCTCGTCGCGGGTCTCATCCTCGCCTTGGCCGCGGTCTTGCACCGTCGACTGTCGCCACGGCGGGTCAGCCGCGTCGGCAGGCATGTGCCCCTGACGGTTCTCATCCGCGAAGGGGTGAAGGCGGGCAGGGACCCGGGAGTCGCGCTCGCCTACGCGGCCGCCTTCGTCTCCCGGGCCGACCTGGCGATCGTCGGAAGTTTCCTGGCCCTGTGGGTGAGCGACCACGCCGAGCAGGCTCGCGGGATGAGCAGCGCGGACGCGGTGGCACGAGCGGGCCTGGTCGTGGCCATCGCGCAGACCGCCGCGCTGATCGGCGCCCCGGTGTTCGGCCGCGTCAGCGACCGCCTGCGCCGCCAGGACGCCGTGATCCTGGCGTTGGGGATGTCCGGTACCGCCTATCTGAGCGCCCTGTCGATCCACGACCCGCTCGGACCCGGCATGATCCCCGTCGCGATCGCCATCGGCCTGGGCGAGGTCGCCGGCATCACCGCGAGCGGCCCTCTGCTCGCCCAACAGGCGCCGCGCGACGTACGCGGTTCGGCCTACGGCGTCTTCGCGTTCTGCGGCAGCTCCGGAATCCTGGTCGTGTCCCTCGCGGGCGGCTACCTGTACGACCACTGGCGTCCGGCGGCGCCCTTCGCCCTCGTCGGATCGTTCGGACTGGCCGCGTGTGTGTTCGGCGTACTCGTGCGCCGCCGCGTCGTCCCGCGCGAGGAGACCACCGTCGACGTCGCCCAAGCCCCCGACCACACGTAG
- a CDS encoding CaiB/BaiF CoA transferase family protein, giving the protein MPDEPLRGVTVLDCATLFAGPLAATILGDFGAEVVKIEHPRKPDPARTHGPAKDGVGLWWKMLGRNKHTVTADLGRPGGADLLLRMVEEADVLIENFRPGTLERWGLGPEVLHRVNPRLVLARVTGFGQFGPYANRPGFGTLAESMSGFAAVTGEPDGPPTLPPFGLADGVAALTLAGAVQTALYHRDVHGAPGQVVDLAIIEPLLTLLGPQATAYDQLGLVPERTGNRSVNNAPRNTYRTRDGRWLAVSTSAQSVAERVMTLVGRPEVIDEPWFATGSGRAEHADLLDEQVGGWIAARDHAEVIREFENAQAAVAPVYDIRDIFADPQYRALDSLTTVEDADLGPIRMQNVLFRLSGSPGAIRWTGRAHGADTEAILSGRFGLSADDLAALREEGAI; this is encoded by the coding sequence ATGCCCGACGAACCCCTACGGGGCGTCACCGTGCTCGACTGCGCGACACTCTTCGCCGGCCCCCTGGCCGCGACCATCCTCGGCGACTTCGGCGCCGAGGTCGTCAAGATCGAACACCCTCGCAAACCCGACCCGGCGCGCACCCACGGCCCCGCCAAGGACGGCGTCGGCCTGTGGTGGAAGATGCTCGGCCGCAACAAGCACACCGTCACCGCCGACCTCGGCCGGCCCGGCGGGGCGGACCTGCTGCTGCGCATGGTCGAGGAAGCCGACGTGCTCATCGAGAACTTCCGCCCCGGCACGCTGGAGCGCTGGGGCCTGGGTCCGGAGGTGCTGCATCGGGTCAACCCGCGACTGGTGCTCGCCCGCGTCACCGGATTCGGCCAGTTCGGCCCGTACGCCAACCGGCCCGGGTTCGGCACCCTCGCCGAGTCGATGAGCGGCTTCGCGGCGGTCACGGGCGAACCCGACGGCCCGCCCACACTGCCCCCGTTCGGCCTCGCCGACGGCGTCGCCGCACTCACCCTGGCCGGCGCCGTACAGACCGCGCTCTACCACCGCGACGTGCACGGCGCGCCCGGCCAGGTCGTGGACCTGGCCATCATCGAACCGCTGCTGACCCTGCTCGGCCCCCAGGCCACCGCCTACGACCAGTTGGGCCTGGTACCCGAGCGCACCGGGAACCGCTCGGTCAACAACGCCCCGCGCAACACCTACCGCACCCGGGACGGCAGATGGCTGGCCGTCAGCACCTCCGCCCAGTCCGTCGCCGAGCGTGTCATGACCCTCGTCGGCCGGCCCGAGGTGATCGACGAACCCTGGTTCGCCACCGGATCGGGCCGGGCCGAGCACGCCGACCTCCTCGACGAGCAGGTCGGCGGTTGGATCGCGGCCCGCGACCATGCCGAGGTGATCCGGGAGTTCGAGAACGCCCAGGCCGCCGTCGCCCCCGTGTACGACATCCGCGACATCTTCGCCGACCCCCAGTACCGGGCCCTCGACTCGCTCACCACCGTCGAGGACGCCGACCTGGGCCCCATCCGCATGCAGAACGTCCTCTTCCGCCTCTCCGGCTCCCCCGGCGCGATCCGTTGGACCGGACGCGCCCACGGCGCGGACACCGAGGCGATCCTGTCCGGTCGTTTCGGCCTGAGCGCCGACGACCTGGCCGCACTCCGCGAGGAAGGTGCCATTTGA
- a CDS encoding MmgE/PrpD family protein, translated as MAEPPGTDAPYAHRLAAFAAACRDRPLPEVVLDDVTGRILDTVGNCLAALDLDDPAEPHVAIARIAHRSGGAREASIPGSADRLPADRAALITGTLAHALDFDDTHLPSVLHPSASVVPAALAAGEAAGADGAALLAAVAAGNEVCVRLGAASYDPALRNSVFFEKGFHATSICGTVGSAVAAGILYGLTERQLADAIGIACSMGAGVIEANRTGGTVKRIHCGWAAHAGISAAQLAAEGVTGPPTVLEGRFGFLRAYLDDAWHADPLLAGLDRMDDPDHWELLRTVYKPYPSNHFTHPGIDCALALRADGLDPDTVESAELGVAAAPLRTIGEPREHKIRPTTPYHAKFSGPYTVASALLGGGGLGLHLDDFSPTAFADPRRLALAARVTVVPDAVCDDEFPRAFSAVLRVRTRDGARLEHRVHSSRGGPGRPLSLEELETKYRLNATRVLSGADADALAARIRGLRDRPALTGLLPGIR; from the coding sequence GTGGCTGAACCGCCCGGCACCGACGCCCCCTACGCACACCGACTCGCGGCGTTCGCCGCGGCGTGCCGCGACCGCCCCCTGCCCGAGGTCGTCCTCGACGACGTCACCGGCCGGATCCTGGACACCGTCGGCAACTGCCTCGCGGCCCTCGACCTCGACGACCCCGCCGAGCCGCATGTCGCGATCGCCCGCATCGCACACCGCTCGGGCGGGGCCCGCGAGGCGTCCATTCCGGGATCCGCCGACCGGCTGCCGGCCGATCGCGCCGCGCTGATCACCGGGACGCTCGCGCACGCCCTGGACTTCGACGACACCCACCTGCCGTCGGTGCTCCACCCCTCGGCGTCCGTCGTGCCCGCCGCGCTCGCCGCCGGCGAGGCCGCCGGCGCCGACGGCGCGGCCCTGCTGGCGGCGGTGGCGGCGGGCAACGAGGTGTGCGTGCGGTTGGGCGCCGCCTCGTACGACCCGGCGCTGCGCAATTCGGTCTTCTTCGAGAAGGGTTTCCACGCCACCTCGATCTGCGGCACCGTCGGCTCCGCCGTCGCCGCGGGGATCCTGTACGGCCTGACCGAGCGGCAACTCGCCGATGCGATCGGAATCGCCTGCTCCATGGGCGCCGGCGTCATCGAGGCGAACCGCACCGGGGGAACCGTCAAACGTATCCACTGCGGATGGGCGGCCCACGCCGGGATCTCCGCCGCCCAGCTCGCCGCCGAGGGCGTCACCGGGCCCCCGACGGTCCTCGAAGGCAGGTTCGGATTCCTGCGCGCCTACCTGGACGACGCCTGGCACGCCGACCCGCTGCTGGCGGGCCTCGACCGCATGGACGACCCGGACCACTGGGAACTGCTGCGGACCGTCTACAAGCCGTACCCCTCCAACCACTTCACCCACCCCGGGATCGACTGCGCCCTCGCCCTGCGGGCCGACGGACTCGACCCCGACACCGTGGAATCCGCGGAACTGGGCGTGGCGGCCGCGCCGCTGCGCACCATCGGCGAACCGCGCGAGCACAAGATCAGACCCACGACGCCCTATCACGCGAAGTTCTCCGGGCCCTACACGGTGGCCTCCGCGCTGCTGGGCGGCGGCGGCCTGGGGCTGCACCTGGACGACTTCTCCCCGACGGCGTTCGCCGACCCGCGGCGCCTGGCCCTGGCCGCCAGGGTCACCGTCGTGCCGGACGCGGTGTGCGACGACGAATTCCCCCGCGCGTTCAGCGCGGTCCTGCGGGTGCGGACCCGGGACGGCGCACGGCTGGAGCATCGGGTCCACTCGTCCAGGGGCGGCCCGGGACGGCCCCTGAGTCTGGAGGAGTTGGAGACCAAGTACCGGCTCAACGCGACCCGGGTCCTGTCCGGCGCCGACGCCGACGCCCTCGCCGCGCGCATCCGGGGCCTGCGCGACCGCCCCGCGCTCACCGGGCTGCTGCCCGGTATCCGGTAG
- a CDS encoding aldehyde dehydrogenase family protein: MTPTPRGADNRVPLDAAAPVRNPRTGEFDHVLAAPTHDELAASCARLRTAQPAWLARGPAGRASVLERFADRLEAHRDSIVDALTVDTGRVVESRLEVEITVAGLRRWAAQAPALLEPGPSRRSQVPWIAIRPAHRPHPLVGVISPWNFPLLLALIDAIPALAAGCAVLVKPSEVTPRFVAATRAVLSLEPELASVLEIVEGAAGTGQAVIAQVDAVAFTGSVPTGRVVAHAAAERLIPAFLELGGKDAAVVCADADLDHATSAILWGGTANAGQSCLSIERVYVQRGVFDAFTALLADKARRVGLAHPDPSAGGLGPIIDPAQADIIDAHLADAYARGATALTGGAFETHDGGTYLRATVLTDVDHRMRVMTEETFGPVLPVMPFDTVEDAVALADDSPYGLSAAVFAADVDAAAALGGRLAAGAISVNDAALTAVLHEGEKNAFKQSGVGGSRMGPASIDRFLRRQSLLVHEPTTVDPWWHSL, encoded by the coding sequence ATGACGCCCACCCCGCGCGGCGCGGACAACCGGGTCCCGCTCGATGCCGCCGCACCCGTACGCAACCCGCGCACCGGCGAGTTCGACCACGTCCTCGCCGCCCCGACGCACGACGAACTCGCCGCGTCCTGTGCGCGTCTGCGCACGGCCCAGCCGGCCTGGCTGGCACGCGGCCCGGCCGGACGGGCATCGGTCCTCGAACGCTTCGCCGACCGGCTCGAAGCACACCGCGACTCGATCGTCGACGCGCTCACCGTCGACACCGGCCGGGTCGTGGAGTCCCGCCTCGAAGTCGAGATCACCGTCGCCGGACTGCGGCGGTGGGCGGCCCAGGCCCCGGCACTCCTGGAGCCGGGTCCTTCGCGCCGTTCGCAGGTCCCGTGGATCGCCATCCGCCCCGCCCACCGGCCCCATCCGCTCGTGGGTGTGATCAGCCCCTGGAACTTTCCGCTGCTGCTCGCGCTCATCGACGCGATCCCGGCGCTGGCGGCCGGCTGCGCCGTGCTCGTCAAACCCAGTGAGGTCACCCCTCGGTTCGTCGCCGCCACCCGCGCCGTGCTGAGCCTGGAACCGGAACTGGCGAGCGTCCTGGAGATCGTCGAGGGCGCCGCCGGAACCGGTCAGGCAGTCATCGCACAGGTCGACGCCGTCGCGTTCACCGGCAGCGTGCCCACCGGACGCGTCGTCGCCCACGCCGCGGCGGAGCGGCTGATCCCCGCGTTCCTCGAACTCGGCGGCAAGGACGCGGCGGTGGTCTGCGCCGACGCGGACCTCGACCACGCCACGTCCGCGATCCTGTGGGGCGGGACGGCGAACGCCGGGCAGTCGTGCCTGTCCATCGAACGCGTCTACGTCCAGCGTGGGGTCTTCGACGCGTTCACCGCGCTGCTCGCCGACAAGGCCCGCCGGGTGGGACTGGCCCACCCGGACCCGTCCGCCGGCGGCCTCGGGCCGATCATCGACCCCGCGCAGGCCGACATCATCGACGCCCACCTCGCGGACGCCTACGCCAGGGGCGCCACGGCCCTGACCGGCGGGGCGTTCGAAACCCACGACGGAGGCACCTACCTCCGCGCGACCGTGCTGACCGACGTGGATCACCGCATGCGCGTGATGACCGAGGAGACCTTCGGCCCCGTCCTGCCGGTGATGCCGTTCGACACCGTCGAGGACGCCGTGGCCCTCGCCGACGACAGCCCCTACGGCCTGTCGGCCGCCGTGTTCGCCGCCGACGTCGACGCCGCCGCGGCCCTGGGCGGCCGACTCGCGGCGGGAGCGATCAGCGTCAACGACGCCGCGCTCACCGCCGTGCTGCACGAAGGCGAGAAAAACGCGTTCAAGCAGTCCGGCGTGGGCGGCTCGCGCATGGGACCGGCCTCCATCGACCGTTTCCTGCGCCGCCAGTCACTGCTCGTGCACGAACCCACGACGGTCGATCCCTGGTGGCACTCCCTCTGA